Proteins from a single region of Bradyrhizobium diazoefficiens:
- the ectB gene encoding diaminobutyrate--2-oxoglutarate transaminase: MQAFEALESNVRLYSRSFPTFFSRARGSVILTEDGRRVIDFLSGAGALNYGHNNHEIKAAITGYLASDAVVHGLDMATPAKLEFMEIFSSVILQGWSQKYRFQFTGPTGANAIEAALKLSRKVTGRQNIVSFTHGYHGLSLGAVAATGDLFHRKASGVSLSGVTFMPYDGYLGPAVDTADYVRKVLLDNGSGIDSPAAILLESVQGEGGINVARKEWLQSIQAIAKEAGALFIVDDIQMGCGRTGEFFSFEFAGLSPDIVVMSKSLSGYGLPLSMLLIKEEVDAWQPGEHTSTFRGNNLALVSATAAINIYWRCPTFSQGVQRMGADIRRQLEAISFRHGNCFAVRGRGLALGFDCQMAEIAAATARTAFDKGLIVERCGPSDQVIKLFPALTIDSETLSQGLEIFEESLADTLKQVKVAAT; encoded by the coding sequence ATGCAGGCCTTCGAGGCCCTAGAATCAAACGTTCGCCTATACTCACGCTCGTTCCCGACCTTTTTCAGTCGAGCCCGTGGCTCAGTTATTTTAACGGAGGATGGTCGAAGGGTCATTGACTTTCTCTCTGGTGCTGGAGCGCTGAATTATGGCCACAACAACCACGAAATCAAAGCGGCTATTACTGGGTATTTAGCATCGGATGCGGTGGTCCACGGGCTTGACATGGCAACTCCTGCAAAGCTCGAATTTATGGAGATTTTCAGTTCTGTCATACTTCAGGGGTGGAGTCAGAAATATCGGTTCCAATTCACCGGGCCAACAGGTGCTAACGCTATTGAGGCAGCTTTAAAGCTCTCACGCAAAGTCACGGGGCGCCAAAATATCGTTTCATTCACACATGGATATCATGGTCTGAGTTTAGGAGCCGTTGCTGCGACCGGCGATCTTTTTCATCGCAAAGCCAGTGGGGTCTCTTTGTCTGGCGTAACTTTCATGCCCTATGATGGCTATCTAGGACCAGCTGTTGATACGGCCGACTACGTGCGAAAGGTCTTGCTGGACAACGGCAGCGGCATCGACTCCCCGGCTGCTATTCTCCTAGAATCTGTACAGGGAGAAGGGGGTATAAACGTAGCTCGCAAGGAATGGCTGCAATCAATTCAAGCCATAGCAAAAGAGGCTGGTGCCCTTTTCATAGTTGACGATATCCAAATGGGCTGTGGTCGAACGGGTGAATTCTTTAGCTTCGAGTTCGCAGGTTTGTCGCCAGATATCGTCGTGATGTCGAAATCGCTAAGTGGGTATGGCCTGCCACTATCAATGTTGTTGATCAAAGAGGAGGTCGACGCATGGCAGCCCGGAGAACACACTAGCACGTTTCGAGGAAATAATCTTGCGCTCGTATCGGCAACCGCGGCCATCAATATCTATTGGCGCTGTCCGACTTTTTCGCAAGGTGTCCAGCGCATGGGAGCCGATATACGCCGCCAACTTGAAGCTATTTCATTCAGGCATGGAAATTGCTTTGCTGTTCGAGGACGAGGCTTGGCGTTGGGGTTTGATTGCCAAATGGCCGAAATCGCAGCGGCTACGGCGCGTACGGCCTTTGACAAGGGATTGATTGTCGAACGATGCGGACCCAGTGATCAGGTCATAAAATTGTTCCCTGCACTCACGATCGACTCTGAGACACTGAGTCAAGGCCTGGAGATATTCGAGGAATCTTTGGCCGACACATTGAAACAAGTTAAGGTCGCAGCGACCTGA
- a CDS encoding pyridoxal phosphate-dependent aminotransferase, whose translation MHYASRIQKMTGKESKAWDIHVKAVEKRARGERIILLTVGNTDFPSPEPAVAAVHNSLAAGRIHYSPSAGGCAIREAIARRHARKTGQAIDADQVIVTIGAQNALLTAALCLVEPGDQVLVPEPMYATYPGTIAAAGGEIISVRSPASNRFHPLINEMEAAIGPRTRAIFLATPNNPTGAVYTRDELSAIAVLCRNHDLWLVSDEVYCGLVYEGRHVSPSVLPGMAERTITIGSLSKSHAMAGWRLGWMIGPQELANHAGQVALCSTYGTPSFLQDAAVVALEQFPDGLPQLQATYRRRRDRLCNWMDAIPALSCHRPEGGMFVMLDVRATGLSAYEFAMSLVVEEGVAMLPADGFGESAAGHLRINLGAADAEIDEAAVRLRRYAERVGRHQAFF comes from the coding sequence ATGCACTACGCATCCCGAATCCAAAAGATGACCGGTAAGGAGTCGAAGGCATGGGACATACATGTCAAGGCTGTCGAGAAACGCGCCCGCGGCGAACGCATCATCCTGCTGACGGTAGGAAACACCGATTTTCCCAGTCCCGAACCGGCTGTCGCCGCTGTTCATAACAGCCTCGCAGCTGGACGGATCCATTACAGCCCGAGTGCGGGCGGCTGCGCCATCCGCGAGGCGATTGCGAGGCGACATGCCCGCAAGACTGGCCAGGCAATCGATGCTGATCAGGTCATTGTCACGATCGGCGCGCAGAACGCCCTGCTCACAGCCGCCCTCTGTCTTGTGGAGCCGGGTGACCAGGTGTTGGTGCCCGAGCCAATGTATGCCACTTATCCCGGCACCATCGCCGCTGCTGGCGGCGAGATCATCAGCGTCCGATCGCCGGCGAGTAACCGCTTCCACCCGCTGATCAATGAGATGGAAGCAGCTATTGGGCCACGTACCCGCGCGATCTTTCTGGCAACGCCCAATAATCCGACCGGCGCGGTCTATACGAGAGACGAACTGTCCGCCATAGCGGTTCTATGCCGCAATCACGATCTCTGGCTGGTTTCGGACGAGGTTTATTGCGGACTCGTCTATGAGGGCCGACACGTTTCACCCTCTGTCCTTCCAGGCATGGCGGAGCGCACAATTACCATCGGTAGCCTTTCCAAATCGCATGCGATGGCCGGTTGGCGACTGGGTTGGATGATCGGTCCGCAAGAATTGGCGAATCATGCAGGTCAGGTAGCTCTCTGCTCGACCTACGGCACTCCCAGCTTTCTGCAGGATGCGGCGGTCGTGGCACTGGAACAGTTTCCAGACGGCCTCCCCCAGCTACAAGCTACCTATCGCCGACGCCGCGACCGCCTTTGCAATTGGATGGATGCAATTCCCGCACTGTCCTGCCACCGGCCGGAAGGCGGCATGTTCGTGATGCTGGACGTGCGAGCCACCGGTCTGTCGGCATACGAATTCGCCATGAGCCTCGTCGTCGAAGAGGGAGTGGCGATGCTACCCGCTGATGGATTTGGCGAGAGCGCGGCTGGCCATTTGCGCATCAATCTCGGTGCGGCAGACGCAGAGATCGACGAAGCGGCCGTGCGGCTGCGCCGTTACGCAGAGCGAGTGGGCCGGCATCAGGCCTTCTTCTGA
- a CDS encoding MATE family efflux transporter yields the protein MNKITETKYVAAARWHRLRSRVSSHHLRVELGETAKLALPIVLTQVGQIAMMTTDLAFIGRLGSEALAAAALATRIYLVIFTFGTGLLAAIVPLAAQGFGADNLAVVQRSLRMGLWMAILLSLPIMAFAVRGEQILLAFGQIPNAASLAQQYLFGLAWGVAPALCFEAIRNFMGALNRPEPALWVVIVVIPINALLVYLLVHGVWGLPRLELFGAGLATALVNCGTFSAGLWFATMRRPFRDCQVLAHIWRFDWTSMRQLIVIGMPISIASLVGYGLSSATTLLVGLINTSALAAHQIAAQVSATLFMISFGISTAAAVRVSNAVSRSDGSGIKRAGLVAMLLGIVIVAMLTLAVIAGRFEIAELFLGEAAGDAHATIRLAEKLLLVGSSFFIPDAAKTIAAGSLRGLKDTRVPLLFAGIAYWLIGFSLSYLLGLRIGLGAIGIWIGLSIGTTVYAALLVLRFQLLANRLPSEPVFDRVKQG from the coding sequence ATGAACAAGATAACGGAAACGAAATATGTAGCCGCTGCGCGGTGGCACAGACTGAGAAGTCGAGTGAGCAGCCATCACCTGCGTGTCGAGCTCGGCGAAACCGCGAAACTCGCATTGCCAATAGTGCTGACGCAGGTTGGGCAGATTGCGATGATGACGACCGATCTCGCGTTCATCGGGCGGCTTGGCAGTGAAGCGCTCGCCGCAGCGGCGCTGGCCACCAGGATCTATCTCGTTATTTTCACTTTCGGCACGGGGCTGCTGGCGGCGATCGTACCATTGGCGGCGCAGGGGTTTGGCGCGGATAATTTAGCCGTAGTACAGCGCTCGCTGCGCATGGGGCTCTGGATGGCGATACTGCTATCGCTCCCGATCATGGCGTTTGCGGTGCGCGGAGAACAAATATTGCTGGCTTTTGGCCAGATTCCGAACGCGGCGAGCCTCGCCCAACAATATCTGTTTGGTCTAGCCTGGGGCGTGGCGCCTGCGCTGTGTTTTGAAGCGATCCGTAATTTCATGGGCGCACTCAATCGGCCGGAGCCGGCTTTATGGGTTGTGATCGTGGTCATTCCAATCAACGCTCTGCTGGTTTATCTGCTGGTCCACGGGGTATGGGGCCTGCCTCGGCTCGAGCTATTCGGGGCGGGTTTGGCGACGGCCCTGGTGAACTGTGGGACGTTTTCGGCCGGTTTGTGGTTCGCCACAATGCGCCGTCCGTTCCGTGATTGCCAAGTGCTTGCACATATTTGGCGCTTCGATTGGACCTCAATGCGACAGCTGATCGTGATCGGGATGCCGATCTCAATCGCCTCGCTAGTTGGGTACGGACTGTCCTCCGCCACAACGCTGCTGGTCGGCCTGATCAACACCAGCGCACTTGCCGCTCATCAGATCGCCGCCCAGGTCAGCGCGACCCTGTTCATGATCTCTTTCGGCATCAGCACGGCTGCGGCGGTCCGCGTTAGCAATGCAGTCAGCCGCAGCGACGGCTCCGGCATCAAGCGGGCAGGTCTGGTCGCCATGCTGCTCGGCATCGTGATTGTCGCGATGCTGACGCTTGCGGTGATCGCCGGGCGTTTCGAGATCGCGGAGCTGTTTCTAGGCGAAGCGGCCGGCGATGCCCACGCGACGATCAGACTAGCTGAAAAGCTACTTTTAGTCGGTTCGAGCTTTTTCATCCCTGACGCCGCCAAGACCATTGCGGCAGGCAGCCTGCGCGGATTGAAGGACACGCGCGTGCCGCTTCTGTTCGCTGGAATCGCTTACTGGCTTATCGGCTTTTCTCTTAGCTACCTCCTGGGTCTGAGGATCGGCCTTGGCGCCATTGGCATCTGGATTGGCTTATCGATCGGGACGACGGTCTACGCAGCGCTCCTCGTATTGCGCTTCCAGCTGCTCGCGAACAGGTTGCCTTCAGAGCCGGTATTTGACCGGGTAAAGCAGGGCTAA
- a CDS encoding IS630 family transposase, whose amino-acid sequence MGKPYSLISVSVWWAAIEGGMSRNQAAKQFGVAISTAIGWMQRLEETGSVEPGQMGGHKPKLISGDHAVWLLRWIRDGDFTIRGLVAELAGRGLKVDYHSVWDFVHAEKLSFKKSVAAGERDRPEVARRRAQWTKYQGRVEADRLVFIDETWTRTDMASLRGWAPRGRRLHAKVPHGRWKTMTFLAALRHDRIDAPWFIEGPIDGASFRTYVEKVLLPVLRPGDIVILDNLGSHSSKAVRQLIRSVGAKLFFLPKYSPDLNPIEQVFAKLKHLLRKAAARTVDAVCAAIGHALDAFTSEECANYLKNSGSNLMPPRFSTASDR is encoded by the coding sequence ATGGGCAAGCCTTACTCTCTGATCTCCGTAAGCGTGTGGTGGGCCGCGATCGAAGGCGGGATGTCGCGCAATCAGGCGGCCAAGCAGTTTGGGGTGGCGATCAGCACGGCCATCGGTTGGATGCAGCGCCTTGAGGAGACCGGCAGCGTTGAGCCCGGCCAGATGGGCGGTCACAAGCCGAAGTTGATTTCGGGAGACCACGCCGTCTGGCTGTTGCGGTGGATCAGGGACGGTGATTTCACCATACGAGGGCTCGTTGCCGAGCTTGCCGGACGCGGCCTGAAGGTTGACTACCATTCGGTGTGGGACTTCGTGCATGCCGAGAAGCTCAGCTTCAAAAAAAGCGTGGCGGCTGGCGAACGCGATCGACCCGAGGTCGCGCGACGGCGAGCCCAGTGGACAAAGTATCAAGGTCGCGTCGAAGCTGACCGGCTGGTCTTCATCGACGAGACCTGGACCAGGACCGATATGGCGTCCTTGCGGGGATGGGCACCACGCGGGCGCAGACTTCACGCCAAGGTTCCCCACGGCCGCTGGAAGACCATGACCTTCCTGGCGGCCCTGCGCCATGATCGGATCGATGCGCCATGGTTCATCGAGGGGCCGATCGATGGCGCGAGCTTTCGCACCTATGTCGAGAAGGTTCTTCTGCCCGTCCTTCGACCCGGCGATATCGTCATCTTGGATAATCTCGGCAGTCACAGCAGCAAAGCAGTCCGCCAGCTCATCCGTTCGGTCGGCGCCAAACTCTTCTTCCTGCCCAAATACTCGCCCGACCTGAACCCGATCGAACAGGTCTTTGCCAAGCTCAAGCACCTGCTCCGCAAAGCTGCTGCGCGAACCGTCGACGCGGTCTGTGCCGCAATCGGCCACGCACTCGATGCCTTCACCTCCGAGGAATGCGCCAACTATCTCAAAAATTCAGGATCGAACCTAATGCCACCACGCTTTAGTACAGCTTCCGATCGATAA
- a CDS encoding FAD-binding oxidoreductase: MSDGFIDELREALDNDSALSGPDIDTRYHLDLAGKSVAKPRAVVRPRTTEQVSTLLRLCHREKVPVTTQGGMTGLVRGALPNANEIVLSMERMNAVEEVDTSAGAAVAQGGAPLQKIQERVEQEGYVFPLDLGARGSCTIGGNISTNAGGNRVIRYGMTRDLILGLEVVAADGTVLQGLRKHIKNNTGIDLKQLFIGSEGILGVVTRAALRIFPAPAGRQVALCALASFAQLTSFLGMARHHLGGELTAFEAMWNDYYRLTVERVKGLVVPLPTHYPFYVLVEASGDINRTQADLETLLETAMGENMILDAALSNSNASAAAMWLIRDSGSALVRTFPYAERISFDVSLAIDRMDEFEKAVGARIKAIDADAFTIVFGHAGDGNLHIDLHHERTPDRRDDFENLVYQITSEFGGSISAEHGIGILKRPYLKMSRTQEEIDTMRAVKRALDPNNILNPGRIFTM; encoded by the coding sequence ATGTCTGACGGATTCATAGACGAACTGCGCGAGGCACTCGACAACGACTCGGCGCTGTCAGGCCCCGACATCGACACGCGTTACCACTTGGATTTGGCGGGTAAATCGGTCGCGAAGCCGCGAGCAGTCGTCCGTCCTAGGACGACAGAACAGGTCTCCACGCTGCTTCGGCTCTGTCACCGCGAAAAAGTGCCGGTGACGACGCAGGGCGGCATGACCGGGTTGGTGCGTGGCGCGCTGCCGAATGCCAATGAAATCGTGCTGTCGATGGAGCGCATGAACGCAGTCGAGGAGGTGGACACCTCGGCGGGCGCAGCCGTTGCGCAAGGCGGCGCGCCGCTGCAAAAGATCCAGGAGCGGGTGGAGCAGGAAGGCTACGTGTTCCCGCTCGATCTCGGCGCGCGCGGCAGCTGCACTATCGGCGGCAACATCTCGACCAATGCCGGCGGCAATCGGGTGATTCGCTACGGTATGACACGCGATTTGATTCTCGGCCTCGAAGTCGTAGCAGCCGACGGCACGGTGTTGCAGGGCTTGCGCAAACACATCAAGAACAACACCGGCATCGACTTGAAACAGCTGTTCATCGGCAGCGAGGGTATTCTCGGCGTGGTGACGCGGGCCGCTTTGCGCATCTTTCCGGCACCTGCGGGGCGGCAGGTGGCGCTTTGTGCCCTAGCGTCGTTCGCGCAACTCACCTCGTTCCTGGGCATGGCGCGACACCATCTCGGCGGAGAACTCACCGCGTTCGAGGCGATGTGGAACGACTACTACCGCCTCACCGTCGAGCGTGTTAAGGGCCTGGTCGTGCCGCTGCCTACTCATTATCCCTTTTACGTCCTAGTCGAGGCTTCCGGTGACATCAACCGCACCCAGGCCGATCTCGAGACACTGCTGGAGACAGCTATGGGCGAGAACATGATTCTTGACGCGGCGCTCTCAAACTCGAATGCATCCGCAGCAGCGATGTGGCTTATCCGCGATTCCGGCTCGGCACTTGTCCGCACGTTCCCTTACGCCGAACGTATCAGCTTCGACGTGAGCCTCGCGATCGACCGGATGGATGAGTTTGAGAAAGCGGTCGGGGCGCGCATCAAGGCGATCGACGCCGACGCGTTCACGATCGTGTTCGGTCACGCCGGTGATGGTAACCTGCATATCGACCTGCACCACGAGCGCACGCCCGACAGGCGGGACGATTTCGAGAACCTTGTTTATCAGATCACCAGTGAATTCGGCGGGTCGATCTCAGCCGAACACGGCATCGGCATTCTGAAACGGCCATATCTGAAAATGAGTCGGACGCAGGAGGAAATCGACACGATGCGTGCAGTCAAGCGCGCGCTCGATCCGAACAATATCCTGAATCCGGGACGAATTTTCACCATGTGA
- a CDS encoding transposase produces the protein MEVFTGAGRRRKWHNEDKARTIAEIATSGDSVCAAGSAPWVVAQQLFGWRRELREAAVKHSEAQELQFVPAAVDAVAQTATLRPKCKAP, from the coding sequence TTGGAAGTCTTCACCGGGGCCGGTCGCCGTCGGAAGTGGCACAACGAAGACAAGGCGCGGACCATTGCGGAGATCGCGACGAGTGGTGACTCGGTCTGTGCCGCGGGCTCGGCGCCATGGGTTGTCGCCCAGCAGTTGTTCGGCTGGCGTCGGGAACTGAGAGAAGCCGCGGTCAAGCATTCTGAAGCGCAAGAATTGCAGTTTGTGCCGGCGGCGGTGGATGCGGTCGCGCAGACGGCTACTCTTCGCCCGAAGTGCAAAGCGCCGTGA
- a CDS encoding GtrA family protein: MGERTPVNFIKFVLVGVANTAFGYALFALVYMLLGSHQLAINLSTPCGVVFNFHSTGRLVFRSRRLSVLLPFVVGYAAVWLVNILLLDELTALAISPLAGQSLVLPLLALLSYATNRYLVFGRPR, from the coding sequence GTGGGCGAGCGCACGCCGGTCAATTTCATCAAGTTCGTACTGGTCGGCGTCGCCAACACGGCCTTCGGCTATGCTCTATTTGCGCTTGTTTACATGTTGCTCGGATCTCATCAACTTGCCATCAACCTCTCGACTCCTTGCGGCGTTGTGTTCAATTTTCATTCCACCGGAAGACTGGTGTTTCGCAGTCGAAGGCTTTCGGTACTTCTACCCTTTGTGGTTGGCTACGCGGCGGTCTGGCTCGTGAACATCCTGCTGCTGGACGAATTGACTGCCCTTGCAATATCGCCGCTCGCGGGGCAAAGCCTTGTCCTCCCCCTTCTCGCTCTGCTTTCTTACGCGACCAACCGCTATCTTGTATTTGGCAGGCCCCGATGA
- a CDS encoding glycosyltransferase family 2 protein: MEIPRICDLELSIVVPCYNEVLVLHELVRRCCGSAATAVGASYELILVDDGSTDGTWETMTCLTAHGNVVAIKLSRNYGHQVATTAGLAAVRGRAVLIIDADLQDPPELLAQMLDKMKQTSADVVYGQRTTRAGETWFKASTARVFYRLLERSTDIFIPVDTGDFRLMSRRIADIIAQMPERDRFIRGMVASIGFKQVAFEYDRHKRYAGCTKYPLAKMVRLAADAFLGYSMVLLRFSSIVALGLFVAFVGVAAYSLYVWIYLAVVPVWTRLMLSIIVVSFFQMIALSIIGEYVGRIYLSTKNRPLFIVDSIARGHSE; encoded by the coding sequence ATGGAAATTCCTCGGATTTGCGACTTAGAGCTGTCAATCGTCGTGCCTTGTTACAACGAGGTTTTGGTGCTCCATGAGCTAGTTCGGCGTTGCTGTGGTAGTGCGGCCACTGCAGTCGGTGCCAGCTACGAACTCATTCTGGTAGATGACGGCTCCACTGACGGAACTTGGGAGACGATGACCTGCCTAACCGCCCACGGAAACGTTGTCGCGATCAAGCTTTCGCGCAATTACGGCCATCAAGTCGCGACTACGGCCGGGCTCGCTGCAGTTCGGGGACGAGCTGTCCTCATAATCGATGCGGACCTGCAGGATCCTCCAGAGCTTCTCGCCCAAATGCTTGATAAAATGAAACAGACCTCTGCTGACGTTGTGTACGGCCAACGAACTACTCGTGCTGGAGAGACCTGGTTTAAGGCATCTACCGCAAGAGTTTTTTATCGGCTCCTCGAACGCTCGACTGATATTTTCATTCCCGTCGATACGGGGGACTTCAGATTGATGTCTCGCAGGATAGCCGACATCATTGCGCAAATGCCGGAGCGGGACCGCTTCATTCGCGGAATGGTCGCTTCGATCGGCTTCAAGCAGGTCGCATTCGAGTATGATCGGCACAAACGCTATGCTGGCTGCACGAAATACCCTCTCGCTAAAATGGTTAGGCTCGCTGCCGATGCGTTTCTTGGGTATTCGATGGTTTTGCTGCGGTTCTCATCGATTGTCGCCCTCGGCTTGTTTGTTGCATTTGTCGGAGTGGCCGCCTATTCGCTCTACGTTTGGATCTACTTAGCGGTCGTACCTGTATGGACGAGGCTCATGCTTTCCATCATCGTCGTTTCCTTTTTTCAAATGATTGCCTTGAGCATTATAGGCGAATATGTTGGGCGGATCTATCTCAGCACTAAAAATCGACCACTGTTCATTGTGGACTCGATTGCCAGAGGTCACAGCGAATGA
- a CDS encoding methyltransferase domain-containing protein, which produces MINEVSLSVHRQIGSEFSENEFDEDFPPGYERHYWHRARSAIVKSYVHAFCGLSDALLEIGAARGHYVNVLRKAGFDAYGCDLGDPWVHEETRSFVFPKTEFADIDKELRARVTTVLLLDVLEHIEQPVTFIEEISRAFPALRSLIITVPARQELWSNYDEHYRHFLRYDVTELRKLALRSRLSIKSYSYFFHALYVPALLMKKLGMKRKTAFGVPKSSGLHGLLGTVFWAEKQLLPKNLYGTSLICACGKDPPT; this is translated from the coding sequence ATGATTAATGAAGTGAGCCTCTCCGTTCATCGCCAGATCGGCAGCGAATTTTCAGAAAACGAGTTTGATGAAGACTTTCCGCCTGGTTATGAGCGACACTACTGGCACCGCGCTCGGAGCGCCATTGTAAAGAGCTATGTCCACGCGTTTTGTGGCCTCAGCGATGCGCTCCTCGAAATCGGCGCTGCTCGGGGTCACTACGTTAACGTCTTGCGCAAAGCCGGGTTCGACGCGTACGGCTGCGACCTGGGCGATCCGTGGGTCCACGAGGAGACGCGATCGTTTGTTTTTCCAAAGACTGAGTTTGCCGATATCGATAAGGAGCTGCGCGCTCGAGTCACCACGGTTCTGCTCTTGGACGTGCTTGAGCATATCGAGCAGCCGGTCACTTTCATCGAAGAAATTTCTCGTGCGTTTCCGGCGCTGCGTTCGCTGATCATCACTGTGCCAGCGCGGCAGGAGCTGTGGTCGAACTATGATGAACATTACCGCCATTTCCTACGCTACGATGTCACTGAACTTCGCAAATTGGCGCTTCGATCGCGCCTTTCGATTAAGTCCTACAGCTACTTCTTTCATGCCTTGTATGTGCCGGCCTTATTGATGAAGAAACTAGGCATGAAGCGTAAGACTGCGTTTGGGGTGCCCAAATCATCAGGATTGCATGGACTGTTAGGGACTGTATTTTGGGCGGAAAAGCAACTTTTGCCGAAGAATCTCTACGGCACGTCACTGATCTGCGCCTGCGGCAAGGACCCTCCGACCTGA